In Balaenoptera musculus isolate JJ_BM4_2016_0621 chromosome 17, mBalMus1.pri.v3, whole genome shotgun sequence, a genomic segment contains:
- the LOC118883554 gene encoding LOW QUALITY PROTEIN: NF-kappa-B inhibitor-interacting Ras-like protein 1 (The sequence of the model RefSeq protein was modified relative to this genomic sequence to represent the inferred CDS: inserted 1 base in 1 codon) yields MGKGCKVVVCGLLSVGKTAILEQLLYGNHTIGMEDCETMEDVYMAAVETDRGVKKQLHLYDTRGLQEGVELPKHYFSFADGFVLVYSVNNLESFQRVELLKKXDKFKDKKEVAIVVLGNKTDLPEQRQVDAEVAQRWARSEKVHLWEVTVTDRKSLIEPFTLLARKLSQPQSKASFPLPGRRSKGNSSSEN; encoded by the exons ATGGGAAAGGGCTGTAAGGTTGTGGTTTGTGGCTTGTTATCTGTGGGGAAAACGGCAATTTTGGAGCAGCTCCTTTATGGGAATCATACTATTGGAATGGAGGACTGTGAAACAATGGAAGATGTGTATATGGCTGCAGTGGAAACAGATCGGGGAGTCAAGAAACAGTTACATCTTTACGACACCCGAGGCCTACAGGAAGGCGTGGAGCTGCCaaagcattatttttcatttgctgatGGCTTTGTTCTTGTGTACAGTGTGAATAACCTTGAATCCTTTCAAAGAGTGGAGCTTCTGAAGA TTGATAAgttcaaagacaaaaaagaggTGGCCATTGTCGTGTTAGGAAACAAAACTGACCTTCCTGAGCAGAGACAAGTGGACGCCGAAGTGGCACAGCGGTGGGCCAGGAGCGAGAAGGTGCATCTGTGGGAGGTGACGGTCACAGACCGCAAGTCCCTGATCGAGCCCTTCACCCTGCTAGCCCGCAAACTCTCCCAGCCCCAGAGCAAAGCgagcttccctctgcctgggaggaGAAGCAAAGGCAACTCCAGCTCTGAGAACTAA